From the genome of Eublepharis macularius isolate TG4126 chromosome 4, MPM_Emac_v1.0, whole genome shotgun sequence:
aaagcttcagtcgcagtggaaacctttcttctcatcaaagaattcacacaggggagaaaccatataaatgcctggagtgtgggaagagcttctatCAGAGTGGATACCTTGATTCCCACCAcaaaattcacacaggggagaaaccttataaatgcttggagtgtgggaaaagcttcagtcggagggATAGCCTTActctccatcaaagaattcatacaggtgagaaaccatataaatgcccagagtGTGGGAAAGGATTCATTCGGAGTGGAgatcttaattcccatcaaagaatacacacaggtGAGAacccatataaatgcctggaatgtggaaaaggaTTCAGTCGGAGTGGTGgtcttaattcccatcgaagaattcacacaggcaagaaaccatttaaatgcctggagtgtgggaaaagcttcagtcacagtggaCACCTAAAGtctcaccaaagaattcacacaggggagaaaccatataaatgcttggtgtgtgggaaaagctttagtCGGAGGGAaaaccttactgtccatcaaagaattcacacaggtgagaaaccatataaatgcactgAGTGTGAAAAAGCCTTCATTGATAGTGGAAGACTAACTTCCCACCAAATTATTCACacggggagaaaccatttaaatgcctgGAACATGGAAAAGGATTCAGTCGGAGTGGAGatcttaattcccatcgaagaacgCACACAGacaagaaaccatttaaatgcctggagtgtgggaaaagcttcagtcagaggggACACATTAATTCCCACCAAATTATTCAcatggggagaaaccatataaatgcctggagtgtgaaaaaagcttcagttggagggaaaaccttactgtccatcaaagaattcacgcaggtgagaaaccatataaatgcaccgAGTGTTACTTCCCACCAAAttattcacacaggggagaaaccataaaCATGCCTGGAGTATGGAAAAAGCTTTAGTCAACATGAAaacctttcttcccatcaaagaatttgTACAGGTGAGACAAAATACAAATGTCTAGAGTGTGGGGAAAGCTTTAGTGTGAGAGGAAACCGTATTTCCCAT
Proteins encoded in this window:
- the LOC129328006 gene encoding zinc finger protein 239-like; its protein translation is MHWKNCKGKKKNKSLECEKTFSDSGSLRAHQRICTDKKRYECMQCGKSFSRSGNLSSHQRIHTGEKPYKCLECGKSFYQSGYLDSHHKIHTGEKPYKCLECGKSFSRRDSLTLHQRIHTGEKPYKCPECGKGFIRSGDLNSHQRIHTGENPYKCLECGKGFSRSGGLNSHRRIHTGKKPFKCLECGKSFSHSGHLKSHQRIHTGEKPYKCLVCGKSFSRRENLTVHQRIHTGEKPYKCTECEKAFIDSGRLTSHQIIHTGRNHLNAWNMEKDSEPPE